The following proteins are co-located in the Acidobacteriota bacterium genome:
- the hrcA gene encoding heat-inducible transcriptional repressor HrcA, whose protein sequence is MLREAPTVELDARHREILRAIIATYVLEAEPVSSRAVAKQGGLGLSAATIRNVMADLEDWGYLVQPHTSAGRVPTHSAYHLFIESMIGERKVPARHRRYIREHLLPSADDPERLMSATSHLLSELTDQVGIVVGPPVAETVLESVSFVPMSGLKVLCVVVSKSGFVDNKVVETSEVLTPETLVEISNYLNSNFSGRTLREIRDRTLALMAEERAQMDRMLSTALELARDGLAVREVQDVRVDGASTVIGQPELADLQRVKTLMDTFANRVRLVDLLNRCMQGPGLRVVIGEDSDLTSTLDFSLVATTYRYGDRSEGTLGVFGPSRMQYQRIVPLVGFVGQTLSDALDEGAIRSDS, encoded by the coding sequence ATGCTTCGGGAAGCGCCAACGGTGGAGTTGGATGCGCGGCATCGGGAGATCCTGCGCGCCATCATCGCCACCTACGTCCTGGAGGCGGAGCCGGTGAGTTCGCGGGCAGTCGCCAAGCAGGGAGGCCTCGGCCTGTCGGCGGCCACCATCCGCAACGTGATGGCCGATCTGGAAGACTGGGGCTATTTGGTGCAGCCGCACACTTCCGCCGGCCGGGTACCGACGCACTCGGCGTACCACTTGTTCATCGAGTCGATGATCGGGGAACGCAAGGTGCCGGCACGCCATCGGCGCTATATCCGTGAACACCTGTTGCCGTCGGCGGACGATCCGGAGCGCTTGATGTCCGCCACTTCTCACCTGCTGTCGGAGCTGACCGACCAGGTGGGCATCGTGGTGGGGCCGCCGGTTGCCGAGACGGTGCTGGAGTCCGTCAGCTTCGTGCCGATGAGCGGCCTCAAGGTGCTCTGCGTGGTGGTCTCGAAGTCCGGCTTTGTGGACAATAAGGTAGTGGAGACGAGCGAGGTCTTGACGCCGGAGACGTTGGTGGAGATTTCGAACTACCTGAACAGCAACTTCTCCGGCAGGACGCTGCGGGAAATTCGCGACCGGACTCTCGCGTTGATGGCCGAGGAGCGTGCCCAGATGGACCGCATGCTCTCGACGGCGCTGGAACTGGCCCGCGACGGCCTGGCGGTGCGCGAAGTTCAGGATGTGCGGGTGGACGGTGCTTCCACGGTGATCGGTCAGCCGGAACTGGCGGATCTCCAGCGGGTGAAGACCCTGATGGACACCTTCGCCAATCGCGTGCGGCTGGTCGATTTGCTCAACCGCTGCATGCAGGGCCCCGGACTGCGGGTGGTGATCGGCGAGGACAGCGATCTGACCTCCACCCTCGACTTCAGCCTGGTGGCGACGACCTACCGCTACGGCGACCGCTCGGAGGGCACGTTGGGAGTCTTCGGGCCGTCGCGCATGCAGTACCAGCGCATCGTGCCGCTGGTCGGTTTCGTCGGGCAGACCTTGAGCGACGCCCTGGACGAGGGGGCGATCCGCTCGGATTCGTGA
- the grpE gene encoding nucleotide exchange factor GrpE, giving the protein MNETKMRSDAIGESPDELELDGAESEDLDEAMAEAVAAVEEVEGRHEGDEGSEVSQEVLDLRQEVRELRERSVRTLADFENYRKRSERERGDLRRYALTEAMREMLSVVDNFERALTAGGGFDDLKQGVEMILRQMKDVLRRQGVEEVPAEGEPFDPSVHEAVSRREDPAVVEPVVVKEMQKGYRLHERLLRPSIVEVAVPIEGSEN; this is encoded by the coding sequence ATGAACGAAACGAAGATGCGGTCGGATGCTATCGGTGAGTCGCCGGACGAGCTGGAACTCGACGGTGCCGAATCGGAGGATCTGGACGAGGCGATGGCCGAGGCGGTGGCGGCGGTCGAAGAGGTCGAAGGCCGGCACGAAGGCGACGAAGGATCGGAGGTCAGCCAGGAGGTGCTGGACCTGCGCCAGGAGGTGCGGGAACTGCGTGAGCGTTCCGTTCGCACGCTGGCGGACTTCGAGAACTACCGCAAGCGTTCGGAGCGGGAGCGCGGTGATCTGCGCCGCTATGCCCTGACCGAGGCGATGCGCGAAATGCTCTCGGTGGTGGACAACTTCGAGCGCGCGCTGACCGCCGGTGGCGGCTTCGACGACCTCAAGCAGGGGGTCGAGATGATCCTGCGCCAGATGAAGGATGTGCTGCGCCGGCAGGGCGTGGAGGAGGTCCCCGCGGAAGGGGAGCCCTTCGACCCGTCGGTGCACGAGGCGGTCTCTCGGCGCGAGGATCCGGCGGTGGTGGAGCCGGTGGTGGTCAAGGAGATGCAGAAGGGCTACCGCCTGCACGAGCGGCTGTTGCGTCCCTCCATTGTGGAGGTGGCGGTGCCGATCGAAGGCTCCGAGAACTGA
- the dnaK gene encoding molecular chaperone DnaK, with translation MSKILGIDLGTTNSCVAVVDALAPRVLSNREGSRTTPSIVAFTEDGDRLVGQIAKRQAITNPRNTVFAVKRLVGRKFDDDEVQRALDILPYPLVRASNGDLKVLIRDRQYSSQEISAFILREMKEFAEEALGEEVEEAVITVPAYFDDSQRQATKDAGRIAGLEVLRIINEPTAAALAYGLDRQNEHKTVAVYDLGGGTFDISILELSEGIFEVKSTSGDTYLGGEDFDRAIMEWLIDEFRKETSVDLREDRMALQRLKEAAERAKCELSSEQESAINLPFISADDTGPRHLARTLTRSHFEDLVRDLVRRTEDPCLDALSQAGLRPDQIGEVLLIGGQTRMPMVQETVRRLFQREPNREINPDEVVAMGAAIQGGILRGDVKDVVLLDITPLSLGIETHGGLFTKLIDRNSAIPTKSTQIFTTVVDNQDTVEIHVLQGEREISKENKSLGRFELVGIPPAPRGVPQIEVTFAIDSNGIVSVSARDMATNLSHSIQINPAGGLSQEEVARLVEEADANAQADRHRREIRQLKNRLEGLIYNNQRVFDQFRGLLTEADRQRIHEVLLQARSALSKEERGDLEVALYDLNSISRTLSDVMLNQTEG, from the coding sequence ATGAGCAAGATTCTCGGAATCGACCTGGGGACCACCAATAGCTGTGTGGCGGTGGTCGATGCGCTGGCGCCGCGGGTGTTGTCCAACCGCGAAGGCAGCCGCACCACTCCCTCGATCGTCGCCTTCACGGAAGACGGTGACCGGCTGGTGGGGCAGATCGCCAAGCGCCAGGCGATCACCAATCCTCGCAACACCGTCTTTGCCGTCAAGCGCCTGGTCGGCCGCAAGTTCGACGACGACGAGGTGCAGCGGGCCCTCGACATCCTGCCCTACCCGCTGGTGCGCGCCTCGAACGGCGACCTGAAGGTGCTGATCCGCGACCGCCAGTACAGTTCTCAGGAGATCTCCGCCTTCATCCTGCGGGAGATGAAGGAGTTCGCCGAAGAAGCGCTGGGCGAAGAGGTGGAGGAGGCGGTGATCACCGTGCCGGCCTACTTCGACGACTCCCAGCGCCAGGCCACCAAGGACGCCGGCCGCATCGCCGGCCTGGAAGTGCTGCGCATCATCAACGAGCCGACGGCGGCGGCTCTGGCCTACGGCCTCGATCGCCAGAACGAGCACAAGACCGTGGCGGTCTACGATCTGGGCGGCGGCACCTTCGATATTTCGATCCTCGAATTGTCCGAGGGCATCTTCGAGGTCAAGTCCACCAGCGGTGACACCTACCTGGGCGGCGAGGACTTCGACCGCGCCATCATGGAGTGGCTGATCGACGAGTTCCGCAAGGAGACCTCCGTCGATCTACGGGAAGACCGCATGGCGCTCCAGCGCTTGAAGGAAGCCGCCGAGCGTGCCAAGTGCGAGCTGTCCTCGGAGCAGGAGTCGGCGATCAATCTGCCCTTCATCTCCGCCGACGACACCGGCCCGCGGCACCTTGCCCGCACCCTCACCCGTTCGCATTTCGAAGATCTGGTGCGGGACCTGGTGCGGCGCACCGAGGATCCGTGCCTGGATGCCCTGTCGCAGGCCGGCCTGCGGCCGGACCAGATCGGCGAGGTATTGTTGATCGGCGGACAAACCCGTATGCCGATGGTGCAGGAGACGGTGCGCCGGCTGTTCCAGCGGGAGCCGAACCGCGAGATCAATCCGGACGAGGTGGTGGCGATGGGGGCGGCCATCCAGGGCGGTATCCTGCGCGGCGACGTCAAGGACGTTGTGCTGCTGGACATCACCCCCCTGTCCCTGGGAATCGAAACCCACGGCGGCTTGTTTACTAAGCTGATCGACCGCAATTCGGCGATCCCGACCAAGAGCACCCAGATTTTCACCACCGTGGTGGACAATCAGGACACGGTGGAGATCCACGTGCTGCAGGGCGAGCGCGAGATCTCCAAGGAGAACAAGTCCCTCGGTCGCTTCGAGCTGGTGGGCATTCCGCCGGCGCCGCGCGGCGTTCCGCAGATCGAGGTGACCTTCGCCATCGACTCGAACGGCATCGTCAGCGTGTCGGCCCGCGACATGGCGACCAACCTCTCCCACTCGATCCAGATCAATCCGGCCGGGGGTTTGAGCCAGGAAGAGGTGGCGCGGTTGGTGGAAGAGGCCGACGCCAACGCCCAGGCGGACCGCCACCGGCGCGAGATCCGGCAGCTCAAGAATCGCTTGGAGGGCCTGATCTACAACAACCAGCGGGTGTTCGATCAGTTCCGCGGCCTGTTGACGGAGGCGGACCGCCAGCGCATCCACGAGGTTCTTCTGCAGGCCCGCAGCGCGCTCTCCAAGGAAGAGCGGGGCGACCTCGAAGTGGCGTTGTATGACCTCAATTCCATCTCTCGGACGCTGTCCGATGTGATGTTGAACCAGACGGAAGGATAA
- the dnaJ gene encoding molecular chaperone DnaJ, with product MSTKRDYYEVLSVARDAAGNEIKSAYRRLAIQYHPDKNPGNAEAEEKFKEATEAYSVLSDADKRARYDRFGHAGVGGASGGPGGAGFDPTIFADFSDILGDLFGFGGAGRRRGGGARAPRRGADLRYDLTLSFEKAAFGSTEKLRIPRLETCSICSGSGSADSEAPKPCTACGGHGQVRYNQGFFSVARTCPQCSGQGTIITNPCTTCRGEGLEEKQRTLEVNIPPGVEDGTRLRMTGEGEHGRFGGPPGSLYVVMGVEPHESFQREGPHVFSELKISYPQAVLGATRQVETIHGKVALEIPPGTEHGREFRMRGKGIERLDGGGKGDHRVHISVHVPRAKDLEEEQVELLRRLAEISGDEVEEEKSVLDKVKKKVFG from the coding sequence ATGAGCACCAAACGCGACTACTACGAAGTGCTGAGCGTCGCTCGCGACGCGGCGGGTAACGAGATCAAGTCCGCCTACCGCAGGCTGGCGATCCAGTATCACCCAGACAAGAATCCCGGCAATGCCGAGGCGGAAGAGAAGTTCAAGGAGGCGACGGAGGCCTACTCGGTGCTGTCCGACGCGGACAAGCGCGCGCGCTACGACCGCTTCGGTCACGCCGGCGTGGGCGGTGCCAGCGGCGGCCCCGGCGGGGCGGGTTTCGATCCCACCATCTTCGCCGACTTCTCGGACATCCTGGGCGATCTGTTCGGCTTCGGCGGTGCTGGCCGCCGTCGCGGCGGGGGCGCCCGTGCCCCCCGGCGCGGCGCGGATCTGCGCTACGACCTGACCCTCTCTTTCGAGAAGGCGGCTTTCGGTTCCACCGAAAAGCTGCGCATCCCGCGCCTCGAAACCTGCTCCATCTGTTCGGGAAGCGGCAGCGCCGACTCTGAAGCCCCCAAGCCCTGTACCGCCTGCGGTGGGCACGGCCAGGTGCGCTACAACCAGGGCTTCTTCTCGGTGGCCCGTACCTGCCCCCAGTGCAGCGGCCAGGGCACGATCATCACCAACCCCTGCACCACCTGCCGCGGCGAAGGGCTGGAGGAAAAGCAGCGCACCCTGGAGGTCAACATCCCGCCGGGGGTCGAGGACGGCACCCGTTTGAGGATGACCGGCGAAGGTGAGCACGGCCGCTTCGGCGGTCCGCCCGGAAGCCTCTACGTGGTCATGGGAGTCGAGCCCCACGAGTCTTTCCAGCGCGAAGGGCCTCACGTCTTCAGCGAGTTGAAGATCTCCTACCCGCAGGCGGTCCTGGGTGCCACCCGCCAGGTGGAAACGATCCACGGCAAGGTGGCGCTGGAGATTCCGCCGGGCACCGAACATGGTCGCGAATTCCGCATGCGTGGCAAGGGCATTGAGCGGCTCGACGGCGGCGGCAAGGGCGATCACCGGGTGCACATCTCCGTCCACGTTCCGCGGGCCAAGGATCTGGAAGAAGAACAGGTCGAGCTGCTGCGCCGCCTGGCGGAGATTTCCGGCGATGAGGTCGAAGAGGAAAAGTCGGTTCTCGACAAGGTAAAGAAGAAAGTCTTCGGCTAG
- a CDS encoding 50S ribosomal protein L11 methyltransferase has product MRLPARFEDELVAMLWEHGTLGVEVGNVDAVGNLSLDAYFPVGHPLPEVGAAWVERGVRREFAESLPDADWLAPYRARTVPFAVGKSFFIDPRDPADDPPPAAAKVPPGRTLLRLPAREAFGVGSHETTRLTLMLLEDAACRPLAGVPSADAPLAGSRVLDVGTGTGILAFAALALGAAAVTAFDIDPIAVFHARHNAALNASHLPGASTGRSPFVLFAGTVGALEPTPWDLLLINVLPERIGPDLDFLVRSLRRGGELLLSGLLVEQEAESRPALDGLGLVEVARRVEGEWLGLRLRKEAA; this is encoded by the coding sequence TTGCGGCTGCCCGCCCGGTTCGAAGATGAGCTGGTGGCTATGCTGTGGGAGCACGGCACGCTGGGCGTCGAAGTGGGGAATGTGGATGCCGTCGGCAATCTCTCCCTCGACGCCTACTTCCCCGTAGGACATCCTTTGCCCGAGGTGGGCGCCGCGTGGGTCGAGCGCGGGGTGCGCCGGGAGTTTGCGGAGTCCCTGCCGGATGCAGACTGGCTAGCCCCCTACCGCGCCCGCACGGTGCCCTTCGCGGTAGGTAAGAGCTTTTTCATCGATCCCCGCGACCCGGCGGACGATCCACCGCCGGCGGCCGCCAAGGTGCCGCCGGGGCGGACGTTGCTCCGCCTGCCCGCCCGCGAGGCCTTCGGTGTCGGCAGTCACGAAACCACCCGGTTGACTCTGATGCTGCTCGAAGACGCCGCCTGCCGGCCGCTGGCTGGAGTTCCCTCGGCGGACGCCCCCCTTGCCGGCTCCAGGGTGCTCGACGTGGGCACCGGCACCGGCATTCTGGCCTTCGCCGCCCTCGCCCTCGGTGCCGCCGCGGTCACCGCCTTCGACATCGACCCCATCGCCGTCTTCCATGCTCGCCACAACGCGGCGCTCAATGCCTCGCACCTCCCGGGTGCAAGCACCGGAAGATCGCCGTTCGTCCTCTTTGCCGGCACCGTCGGCGCCCTCGAGCCGACGCCCTGGGACCTGCTCCTGATCAACGTATTGCCGGAACGCATCGGGCCGGATCTCGACTTCTTGGTGCGTTCCCTGCGGCGGGGTGGGGAACTCCTCCTCTCCGGCCTGCTGGTGGAGCAGGAGGCCGAGTCCCGGCCCGCCCTCGACGGCCTCGGCCTGGTCGAGGTTGCCCGCCGGGTCGAGGGCGAGTGGCTCGGTTTGCGGTTGCGGAAAGAGGCCGCATGA
- a CDS encoding RsmE family RNA methyltransferase has protein sequence MITVLVTPRQLAAGEARIEGDRYRHLFRARRVAVGAHLRLVDGRGTARWGTVEAVDKSSARVVLHEGAPSHEAARRVELLVAPLRRDRASWLVEKATELGVAAVRFIAAERSEHAMKPSTFERLARVAEAALEQSHRARLPEISGVHPVEKRTDLLAVAPPTSRWLLDTQPAEVGSATGDAAAPAVLVVGPEGGWRDDERQAFAELGCRPANFGERVLRVETAALAGAALLLCRPLAPPGNGG, from the coding sequence ATGATCACCGTTTTGGTCACCCCGCGGCAGCTGGCGGCGGGCGAGGCGCGAATCGAGGGGGATCGCTACCGCCATCTGTTCCGCGCTCGCCGGGTGGCCGTTGGGGCGCACCTGCGGCTAGTGGACGGTCGGGGTACGGCTCGCTGGGGGACCGTCGAAGCGGTAGACAAGAGCTCCGCCCGGGTCGTCCTCCACGAGGGAGCGCCTTCCCACGAGGCGGCGCGGCGGGTGGAGCTTCTGGTCGCGCCGCTGCGCCGCGACCGCGCCTCGTGGCTGGTCGAAAAGGCGACGGAGCTGGGGGTGGCGGCGGTGCGCTTCATCGCCGCCGAACGCTCCGAGCACGCGATGAAGCCTTCCACCTTCGAGCGCCTGGCGCGGGTGGCCGAGGCGGCGCTGGAGCAGAGCCACCGGGCGCGCCTGCCGGAGATCAGCGGGGTCCATCCGGTGGAGAAACGGACCGATCTGCTGGCGGTGGCGCCGCCGACATCGCGCTGGCTGCTCGATACCCAGCCCGCCGAGGTCGGCTCCGCCACCGGCGATGCCGCCGCCCCGGCGGTGCTGGTGGTCGGTCCGGAAGGCGGCTGGCGCGACGACGAGCGCCAGGCCTTCGCCGAGCTGGGCTGCCGGCCGGCGAACTTCGGCGAGCGTGTTCTGCGGGTGGAAACGGCGGCCCTGGCCGGCGCTGCCCTGCTGCTGTGCCGGCCGCTTGCGCCACCGGGGAACGGCGGTTAG
- a CDS encoding type IV pilus twitching motility protein PilT: MNINDLLKMAVERKASDLHLKVGSHPVIRIDGDLHQLNEIKRLMQEDTIAMAFSIMNARQKQRFKEDLEIDISYSVPGLGRFRCNIFQQRGTVGLVLRVIPARILGIRELMLPPVLEKICEERRGLVLCTGTTGSGKSTTLAAMIDYINGSRTEHIITIEDPIEFLHRDKRSICNQREIDVDTRAFSTSLRAALRQDPDVILVGEMRDYETIETALLAAETGHLVFSTLHTLDATETINRIISVFPPHHQKQIRIQLAQVLKAIISLRLVPRADGIGRVPAVEVMVATPYIKDCVENKEKTKFIREQISLGTSQYGMQTFDQSLYQLYRNGLITLEEAMRRATNPDEFRLKIQGVQFTADISREQMEESLQSSEGDLLTEESPFEIER, translated from the coding sequence ATGAACATCAATGATCTGTTGAAGATGGCCGTCGAACGGAAGGCGTCGGACCTCCACTTGAAGGTCGGTAGCCATCCGGTGATCCGAATCGACGGCGACCTGCACCAGCTCAACGAGATCAAGCGCCTAATGCAGGAGGACACCATCGCCATGGCGTTCTCCATCATGAACGCCCGCCAGAAGCAGCGCTTCAAGGAAGACCTCGAGATCGACATCTCCTACTCGGTGCCGGGGCTCGGGCGCTTCCGCTGCAACATCTTCCAGCAGCGCGGCACCGTCGGCCTGGTGCTGCGCGTGATTCCGGCCCGCATTCTCGGCATTCGCGAACTGATGCTGCCGCCGGTGCTCGAAAAGATCTGCGAAGAGCGCCGCGGCCTGGTGCTCTGCACCGGTACCACCGGTTCCGGTAAGTCGACCACCCTGGCGGCGATGATCGACTACATCAACGGCAGTCGAACCGAGCACATCATCACCATCGAGGACCCCATCGAGTTCCTCCACCGGGACAAGCGCTCGATTTGCAACCAGCGCGAGATCGATGTTGACACCCGGGCCTTTTCGACCTCACTGCGGGCCGCCCTGCGTCAGGACCCGGACGTCATTCTGGTCGGCGAAATGCGGGACTACGAGACCATCGAAACGGCCTTGCTGGCGGCGGAAACGGGCCATCTGGTGTTCTCCACCCTCCACACCTTGGACGCCACGGAGACCATCAACCGCATCATCTCGGTGTTCCCGCCGCACCATCAGAAACAGATTCGCATCCAGCTCGCTCAGGTGTTGAAGGCGATCATCTCGCTGCGCCTGGTGCCGCGGGCGGACGGTATCGGCCGGGTGCCGGCGGTGGAGGTGATGGTCGCTACGCCGTACATCAAGGACTGTGTCGAGAACAAGGAAAAGACCAAGTTCATCCGCGAGCAGATTTCCCTCGGCACCAGCCAGTACGGTATGCAGACTTTCGATCAGTCCCTCTACCAGCTCTACCGCAACGGCCTGATCACCCTCGAAGAGGCGATGCGCCGCGCCACCAACCCGGACGAGTTCCGCTTGAAGATCCAGGGCGTCCAGTTCACTGCCGACATCTCCCGGGAGCAGATGGAGGAGTCCCTGCAGAGCAGCGAGGGCGACCTGCTGACGGAAGAGTCGCCGTTTGAAATCGAACGGTGA
- a CDS encoding regulatory protein RecX, producing MSKAQESAEDSARACFQKAVDLLSRRPHFRAQLETKLRARRFDDEEIATALDRLEELGYLNDLQTAADYVARKVERAPIGSRRLRAELVQRGAASAAIDHALADHRDDLPTVRAAARRWVAKAGPRKADVQDRDPRKLARFLERQGFPGHAIFEVVREWESDSL from the coding sequence GTGAGCAAGGCGCAAGAATCGGCAGAGGACTCCGCAAGGGCCTGCTTCCAGAAAGCCGTCGACCTGCTCTCCCGGCGGCCCCACTTCCGCGCCCAGCTCGAGACCAAGCTGCGGGCTCGAAGGTTCGATGACGAAGAGATCGCGACGGCCCTCGATCGGCTGGAAGAGCTGGGCTACCTGAACGACTTGCAGACGGCGGCGGACTACGTGGCCCGCAAGGTCGAACGGGCGCCTATCGGCTCCCGCCGGCTGCGGGCGGAACTGGTGCAGCGCGGTGCCGCCTCGGCGGCGATCGATCACGCCCTGGCGGACCACCGCGACGACCTGCCGACGGTGCGCGCGGCGGCGCGCCGATGGGTCGCCAAGGCGGGACCTCGAAAGGCCGACGTACAAGACCGCGATCCGCGCAAACTGGCGCGCTTTCTCGAACGCCAGGGCTTTCCCGGCCATGCTATCTTCGAGGTGGTCCGGGAGTGGGAATCGGACTCCCTTTGA
- the alaS gene encoding alanine--tRNA ligase has product MNSQDIRQSFLDYFERHGHRPTASAPLVPHGDATLLFVNAGMVPFKDYFLGAAAPPAPRAVSVQKCLRVSGKHNDLENVGPSPRHHTFFEMLGNFSFGGYFKEEAIRRAWELVTEVWELPAEHLFASVFHEDDEAFDLWKKLSTLPEGRIQRCGAKDNFWSMGETGPCGPSSEIFVDLTPDLPLVDWEEGDASGRYLEIWNLVFMQFDRDASGALNPLPSPSVDTGAGLERVTSVLAGVSSNYDTDLFQPILRAAATLAGTEYRSETEDGVSLRVIADHLRAVTFLLADGVIPSNEGRGYVLRRVLRRALRHGLRLGFEEPFLHRLVPVLGEVMGKAYPELGATEEASVGTVQAEEGKFLSTLASGARQVQDEIETAKQEGRSELAGPQVFRLYDTHGLPIEVLREIAEEERMALDEAGFENELQQQRARSRQSSGGGQQRLARLRQVLAEGGEEEETEFIGYRQLELAGVPVEKTLVLEGDAVSFGPIATGQRGVLVVDRTPFYAESGGQVGDRGRIAWPEGSASVTDTQKDRDRILHYVEVEEGTLEPGVAVDLQVSPEHRLPTQRNHTATHLLHAALREELGDGVRQAGSLVAPDRLRFDFTHGRPLSGEEKDRIAGRVNDKILEAQEAVIVGNRDFDEAVAAGAMALFGEKYGDRVRTVEIPGFSLELCGGCHVGNTGEIGPFVLTSERGTASGVRRIEAVTGRDALDLLRGRDRQLAAAEAFLGVSGERVADEIGQLKARLKASADEMAKLRMEMLAGPAEDDGAREVAGLQVLTKEVPPAPANELRNMADTLRGKIGSGVVVLGTRQDGKVTLIVAVTPDLTDRVAAGALVRRLAPMVGGGGGGRPDFAQAGGKEPEKLDALLAAAPDAVREELGD; this is encoded by the coding sequence ATGAACAGCCAGGACATCCGTCAGAGCTTCCTTGACTATTTCGAGCGGCACGGCCACCGGCCGACGGCGAGCGCCCCCCTCGTACCCCACGGCGATGCCACCCTGTTGTTCGTCAACGCCGGCATGGTGCCCTTCAAGGATTACTTCCTGGGCGCCGCCGCGCCGCCGGCGCCGCGCGCCGTATCGGTGCAAAAGTGTCTGCGGGTCTCCGGCAAGCACAACGATCTGGAAAACGTCGGCCCGAGCCCGCGGCACCACACCTTTTTCGAGATGCTCGGCAATTTCTCCTTCGGCGGCTACTTCAAGGAAGAGGCTATCCGCCGGGCCTGGGAACTGGTGACGGAAGTCTGGGAACTGCCCGCCGAACATCTGTTCGCCTCGGTGTTCCATGAAGACGACGAGGCCTTCGACCTGTGGAAGAAGCTTTCCACCCTGCCGGAAGGGCGCATCCAGCGCTGCGGTGCGAAGGACAACTTCTGGTCGATGGGCGAAACCGGTCCCTGCGGACCGTCGAGCGAGATCTTCGTCGACCTGACCCCGGACCTACCGCTGGTGGACTGGGAGGAGGGTGACGCTTCCGGTCGATACCTGGAGATCTGGAACCTCGTCTTCATGCAGTTCGATCGCGACGCCAGCGGTGCCTTGAACCCGTTGCCGAGCCCGTCGGTGGATACCGGCGCGGGGTTGGAGCGGGTGACCTCGGTGCTGGCCGGAGTCTCCTCCAACTACGACACGGACCTCTTCCAGCCGATCCTGCGGGCGGCGGCGACCCTCGCCGGCACCGAGTACCGGAGCGAGACGGAAGACGGCGTCTCCCTGCGGGTGATCGCCGACCATCTGCGGGCGGTCACCTTCCTGCTGGCCGACGGGGTGATCCCCTCCAACGAGGGCCGCGGCTATGTCCTTCGCCGGGTGTTGCGCCGGGCGCTCCGCCACGGCCTGCGGCTGGGCTTCGAAGAGCCCTTCCTGCATCGCCTGGTGCCGGTCCTGGGTGAGGTGATGGGCAAGGCCTATCCGGAACTGGGCGCCACTGAGGAGGCCTCCGTCGGCACCGTGCAGGCGGAGGAAGGCAAGTTTCTCTCCACCCTCGCCTCCGGCGCTCGCCAGGTGCAGGACGAGATCGAAACGGCCAAGCAGGAAGGCCGCAGTGAGCTCGCCGGTCCGCAGGTGTTCCGGCTCTACGACACCCACGGCCTGCCCATCGAGGTGCTCCGGGAGATCGCCGAAGAAGAGCGCATGGCCCTCGATGAAGCGGGCTTCGAAAACGAACTCCAGCAGCAGCGGGCGCGCTCCCGCCAGTCGAGTGGCGGCGGCCAGCAGCGCCTCGCCCGGCTGCGGCAGGTGCTGGCCGAAGGCGGCGAGGAAGAGGAGACCGAATTCATCGGCTACCGGCAGCTCGAGCTGGCCGGAGTGCCGGTAGAGAAGACGTTGGTGCTGGAGGGCGATGCGGTGAGCTTCGGCCCGATTGCCACCGGTCAGCGGGGCGTGCTGGTGGTGGACCGCACGCCGTTTTACGCCGAGTCCGGCGGCCAGGTGGGAGACCGGGGCCGCATCGCCTGGCCGGAGGGCTCGGCGAGCGTGACCGATACGCAAAAGGATCGCGACCGCATCCTCCACTATGTTGAGGTGGAGGAAGGCACCCTCGAGCCGGGCGTGGCGGTGGATCTCCAGGTCTCGCCGGAACACCGATTGCCCACCCAGCGCAACCACACGGCGACCCATCTGCTGCACGCCGCCCTGCGAGAGGAGCTGGGCGACGGCGTGCGCCAGGCGGGTTCTCTGGTGGCGCCGGATCGGCTGCGTTTCGACTTCACCCACGGCCGGCCGCTTTCCGGCGAAGAGAAAGACCGCATCGCGGGGCGGGTCAACGACAAGATCCTCGAGGCACAAGAGGCGGTGATCGTCGGCAACCGCGATTTCGATGAGGCGGTCGCCGCCGGCGCCATGGCGCTGTTTGGCGAGAAGTACGGCGACCGGGTGCGGACGGTGGAGATTCCGGGCTTCAGCCTGGAGCTCTGCGGCGGCTGCCACGTCGGCAACACCGGCGAGATCGGCCCCTTCGTGCTGACCAGCGAGCGCGGTACCGCCTCCGGCGTGCGGCGCATCGAGGCGGTCACCGGCCGCGACGCCCTCGACCTGCTGCGCGGCCGCGATCGCCAGCTCGCCGCGGCGGAGGCGTTCCTCGGCGTTTCCGGCGAGCGGGTGGCGGACGAGATCGGCCAGCTCAAGGCCCGCCTCAAGGCGTCGGCGGACGAGATGGCGAAGCTCCGCATGGAGATGCTCGCCGGCCCGGCCGAGGACGACGGCGCCCGGGAGGTGGCCGGCCTCCAGGTGTTGACCAAGGAAGTGCCGCCGGCACCGGCGAACGAACTGCGCAACATGGCGGATACCCTGCGCGGCAAAATCGGCTCCGGGGTGGTCGTTCTCGGCACCCGCCAGGACGGCAAAGTGACCCTGATCGTCGCCGTCACCCCGGACTTGACGGATCGCGTAGCAGCCGGCGCCCTGGTGCGCCGTCTGGCCCCGATGGTCGGTGGCGGCGGAGGCGGCCGGCCGGACTTCGCTCAAGCCGGCGGCAAAGAACCGGAAAAGCTCGATGCGCTGCTGGCGGCGGCGCCCGACGCGGTGCGCGAAGAGCTCGGCGATTGA